Genomic segment of Sulfitobacter sp. OXR-159:
CTTGCATTTCTCTGCAAGCCCGGCGGGCAGGGGCAGATCGGTAAAGAACATATCCACCTCCCGCGCCGAAGCGATGCGCGCCGGGGCGGAGCGTTTGAATTTGGAATGATCCGTCACCAAAAAGGTCTTGCGCGACTGCGCGATGATACATTGGCTGACCCCCACTTCTTCGATGTCGAAGTCGAGCAGATCACCATCCGCGTCCATGGCCGAACAGCCGATCACCGCGATGTCGAACTTGAACTGGCGGATCGTTTCGATTGTCAGATTGCCGACCAGCCCACCATCCATGCGGCGCAGCGCCCCGCCCGTGAGCACAATGCGGCATTCGGGATTGTCGACCAGAATATTGGCGACATTCATGTTGTTCGTCACCACCATCAGATCGCGGTGATGCAGCAGAGCGCGGGCCACCGCCTCGGTGCTGGTGCCGATATTCAAAAAGACCGAACAACCGTCGGGAATATGTTCGGCACAGGCGCGGGCGATGTGATTCTTGGCCTCTTCGTGCAGGTTGCGCCGCTCGGCATAGCCGATGTTGCTGGCCCCCGAAGGCAGCACCGCGCCGCCATGCACCCGCTCAAGCTTACCACTATCGGCCAGTTCCGTAAGGTCACGGCGGATGGTCTGATGGGTCACGCCGAAATGCTCGGCCAGCCCGTCGACGGTGACTTTGCCTTCGCGCCGGGCGATTTCAAGGATGTCGGGATGGCGGAATGTCTGTGAAATGGGTGTCGCTCCTGCCTGCTGTTGGCGCATTATCTCCAGTGTTTTGTCTAACGCAAGCAATCGCGCAGCAGGTTGTGGTTAGCATGTTCGATATGCTGGCGAAACGAACATAAACGAAAATAATTCTTGTGCAGATGAGAGTCGTTTCGTAACACTGCCCCCAATTGGACAGTCTGAGCTGGGGGAGGGCCGGATTTTGAACCAACAGCCCGATAGCCATGTGCCCGCTGCCCCGGTCGATCTTTTCGTCATCGGTGGGGGCATCAACGGCGCCGGGATCGCGCGCGACGCCGCAGGACGGGGGCTGAGCGTGACCTTGGCCGAGATGAATGATCTGGCCTCGGCGACCTCTTCGGCCTCGACCAAACTGTTCCACGGCGGGCTGCGCTACCTTGAGTATTTTGAGATCGGCCTTGTGCGCCACGCGCTGACCGAACGCGAAGTGCTGCTGAAAGCGATGCCGCATATCTCTTGGCCGATGCGTTTCGTGCTGCCCTATCACCGCGACATGCGGTTTGAGGGGGACACGCCGACCTCCAAATTGCTACGGCTGTTCATGCCTTGGATGCGGGGCCGCCGCCCGGCGTGGCTGATCCGCTTGGGCCTGTTTCTCTATGACAATCTCGGTGGTCGCGAGATCCTGCCCGCCACCCGCAGCCTTGCGCTGCGCGGCACGCCCGAAGGGGCACCGCTGGAGGATCGCTTCGAGAAAGCCTTTGAGTATTCCGACTGCTGGATCGAGGATTCGCGCCTTGTGGTGCTGAACGCCCGCGATGCGGAATTGCGCGGCGCACGCATCATGACCCGGACAAAGGTGATCTCGGCCGACCGCAATGCCGAAGGATGGGCTGTCACGGTGGAGCATGGCGCCGATGGTCAGCGCGAGGTGATCCAAGCGAAGATGCTGGTCAACGCGGGCGGCCCGTGGGTGGGCGAGATCATCCACAACACTGCGCGGCTGAACTCCTCCGAAGGGGTCCGGCTGGTGCGGGGCAGCCATATCGTGACCAAACGGCTTTACGATCACGACAAATGCTATTTCTTCCAAGGCACCGATGGGCGGATCATCTTCACGATCCCTTATGAGCAGGATTTCACCCTGATCGGCACCACGGACGCGGATCACCCTGATCCATCCGTTACCCCAGAATGCACCCCCGAAGAACAGGATTACCTGATCAACTTCGTGAACGGCTACCTCAAGCAGGACATTACCCGCAAAGATATCGTCTGGACCTATTCCGGTGTGCGCCCGCTTTATGACGATGGGGCCAGCAGCGCTACGGCGGCCACGCGGGATTATACGCTCAAGGTTGACGAAACCGGCGGTGCACC
This window contains:
- a CDS encoding DeoR/GlpR family DNA-binding transcription regulator is translated as MSQTFRHPDILEIARREGKVTVDGLAEHFGVTHQTIRRDLTELADSGKLERVHGGAVLPSGASNIGYAERRNLHEEAKNHIARACAEHIPDGCSVFLNIGTSTEAVARALLHHRDLMVVTNNMNVANILVDNPECRIVLTGGALRRMDGGLVGNLTIETIRQFKFDIAVIGCSAMDADGDLLDFDIEEVGVSQCIIAQSRKTFLVTDHSKFKRSAPARIASAREVDMFFTDLPLPAGLAEKCKGWETEVIFAPDA
- the glpD gene encoding glycerol-3-phosphate dehydrogenase, with the protein product MNQQPDSHVPAAPVDLFVIGGGINGAGIARDAAGRGLSVTLAEMNDLASATSSASTKLFHGGLRYLEYFEIGLVRHALTEREVLLKAMPHISWPMRFVLPYHRDMRFEGDTPTSKLLRLFMPWMRGRRPAWLIRLGLFLYDNLGGREILPATRSLALRGTPEGAPLEDRFEKAFEYSDCWIEDSRLVVLNARDAELRGARIMTRTKVISADRNAEGWAVTVEHGADGQREVIQAKMLVNAGGPWVGEIIHNTARLNSSEGVRLVRGSHIVTKRLYDHDKCYFFQGTDGRIIFTIPYEQDFTLIGTTDADHPDPSVTPECTPEEQDYLINFVNGYLKQDITRKDIVWTYSGVRPLYDDGASSATAATRDYTLKVDETGGAPILNVFGGKITTYRKLAEDALELIAPHFGGLPDHWTAGVALPGGDFPVDGVAQLIARLNADYDFLDESWAARLIRAYGTDAWAMMGAAKTLADMGEHFGATLTAGEVAWLMNKEYALSAEDVVWRRSKLGLRMDEAQIARLDEWMQMRAAKQAASAAE